Proteins from one Cryptomeria japonica chromosome 4, Sugi_1.0, whole genome shotgun sequence genomic window:
- the LOC131055759 gene encoding uncharacterized protein LOC131055759, which translates to MNFDGSTNCTCQAGGGIIQDHLGNTVVAYAGNLKNNTITQAEGMALPWGLKLAISIGIKKLEIEGDSQIIVESVKGSSTAVWHVDSILRDVIGLLINPDDFIICHIFREGNEAADSMTVVGRLQNGLGCWGDPSLLPVTTMAILEKEKAYAQEGTVSSAQR; encoded by the coding sequence ATGAACTTTGATGGCTCAACCAATTGTACTTGTCAAGCGGGGGGTGGAATCATCCAGGATCATTTAGGGAACACTGTGGTAGCCTATGCGGGCAACCTAAAGAACAATACTATCACTCAAGCTGAAGGAATGGCCCTCCCATGGGGTCTGAAGCTGGCCATCTCCATAGGAATTAAAAAGctagaaattgaaggtgactcTCAGATTATTGTGGAATCAGTGAAAGGGAGTTCTACTGCAGTTTGGCATGTGGATTCCATTCTGAGGGATGTCATAGGCCTTCTGATCAACCCGGATGACTTCATCATCTGCCATATCTTTAGAGAAGGAAATGAAGCTGCTGATTCTATGACGGTGGTGGGAAGGCTGCAAAATGGCTTAGGATGTTGGGGGGACCCCAGTCTGTTGCCAGTCACCACCATGGCgatcttggaaaaggaaaaggcctATGCCCAAGAAGGAACCGTTTCATCCGCCCAAAGATGA